GTTTGCCGTGGATGAGGGCATCCTCCAAGTGGCGGGCTACACTACGCCGCAGCCGTTGGATCATTTCCTGAAAAAACGCGCTCTTGAGGTGGAAACTCTGCAGATCCTCGACTTGATTCTGCCGGAATTCGATCTGGTCAAGGAGGTCTCGGCCAGCGGCGGTGGCTTTGCTGAGCAACGGATGAAGGCGCTGGCCGCCAATCTCAATCCGTTTACCCGTCAGGTGGAAAAGGCGGCGGTGTTCTGGTCGGGCATTGTCGATGCCGGGCCGGACGGCACCACGGTCAACTTTGACCTGCCGGACAGCTTCTCCGGCAACCTGCGGGTGATGGCCGTGGCCGTCGGCGAACAGGCTCTGGGTGTGGCCCAGCAGGATACCGTCGTGCGCGGGCCGTTTGTGTTGACGCCGAGCGTGTTGACTCAGGCCGCTCCCGGAGACACCTTTGAGGTGAGTGTCGGCGTGGCCAATGTGCTGGAAGGTTCGGGAGAGGGCTTGGCGGTGACGTTGAGCGTCGAAAGCGTCGGCCCGTTGCAGGTGGAAGGGCAGACCACACAGACGCTGACCATCGACGAAGGCAGCGAGCAGGTGGCGCGCTTCAAGGTAAAAGCCGGTGACCAGCCCGAGGCGGCACAACTGATCTTCACCGCCACGGCGGGCGATGAACTGAGTCGCCGACGCAGTGGCATCAGCCTGCGTCCGGCCGTGCCGTACCGTACGACCATGCAGTGCCAGAGTGGCGATGACGGCACGATTGATCTGCTGGTGACACGTGCGTTGCTGACGCCGCTGGCCGAGCAGAAGGTCGCCGCCAGTGTCAGTCCGCTGGTGCTGGTGGATGGCCTGAGCCATTATCTCGATCATTTCCCGCATGGCTGCACCGAGCAGGTGGTCAGTCAGGTGTTCCCGTTCATCGGCCTGCTCGGCTATCCGCAGCTGGTCGGTGACCGTGGTGCGTTGCAAAAGCGGATCGATGTGCTGATTTCGCGCCTGCGTCAACGGCAGCGCAGCGATGGGGCGTTTACCTTCTGGCCCGGTGGTCGTGAAGCAGCACCGTTCCCGTCGTTGTATGTGATGCACTTTCTCCTCGAGACTCGAGAAATTGGCGGTCAATTCGGTTTTACGGTGCCGCGCGATATGTTGGCCCGTGGTGAGGATTATCTGCGCCAGGTGGCTTATGAGTCCCGTGATACTCTGGCGGATTCGCGGTTGCGCGCTTATGCCATCTATCTGCTGACCCGCATGGGTCAGGTGACCACTAATGCTCTGGTGGATGTGCAGACGACGCTCGATGAGAAAAAAGTCGCCTGGCATGAGGACATTACCGCCGCCTATGTCGCGGCCGCCTATCAATTGCTGCGCAAGCAGGATGAGGCGGAAAAGCTCATCGACGGCTATCAACTCAGCGAAGGTAAGACCGAGGATTTCGTCACCTTCCAGTCGCCGCTGACCCGTGATGCGCAGTATCTCTATTTGCTGTGTCGTCACTTCCCGCAACGGGCGCGTCAAGTCGACGGCGACCGTCTGCTGCGTCTGATCGATCCGGTGTTCCGTGGCCGCTACAATACGCTATCCGCCTCCTACACCATCCTCGCCCTCGGCACCTATTCCACCCTGACCAATCCGCAGGGGGAAGATGGTCAGATTCGGATGGTCGCCAAGGCGGAACAGGAACAGCCGCTGGATGTGGCCTTGAAGCCGTTTGCCACCGCCGATGTGCCGCTGACCGCCCACGACGTGCTGGTGCGTTCCAACCAGCGGTTGTTTGCGTTGTTGTCGCAGGCCGGTTTTGACAGCGCCTTACCGACTCAAGTAGTTCGCGAAGGGCTTGAGGTGCAGCGGCGTATGCTCGATAACGACGGTAAGGAAGTTACCACCGTGCAGCAGGGGCAGGAGGTCAGCGTTGAGCTGATCATCCGCGCTTTGGGTAGCGCCCGCGACAATATTGCCGTGATTGATCTGCTGCCCGGCGGCTTTGAAGTGCTGCGCGATTCCGTGCCGCGCACCGCCGTCGGCTGGCGGGCCGACTATGTGGACGTGCGTGAGGATCGGCTGGTGTTCTACGGCCGCTTCGACACCCGGGTGCGCACCCTGACCTATCGCGCCAAAGCGACGGCGGCCGGAAACTTTGTTGTTCCTGCCCTGTATGCCGAATCGATGTATGATCGCAGCGTGCATGCCTCGGCGTTGCCGGGTCGTGTTGAGGTAGTTGCCACGCCATGAGTCGGCAGCGGTTTTTATGGGCCGTGACCAGTGTGTTGCTGGTCACAGCTCTGGGTTATGCGCTGGTGCCGCAACCGGCATTGAGCCGCTACCAGAGTGAGTCGCGTGCCTATTTTGACAGTCAGGGGCGATTGCTGCGCCTGACGCTGGCCGATGATGACCGCTACCGGTTGCATGTCGATCTGGACGATGTGTCGCCCGCTCTGCGGCAGGCGACCTTGCTCTACGAGGACCGCGATTATTACCAGCATCCCGGCATTGATCCGCTGGCGCTGCTGCGTGCCGCCTGGACCACTTATGTGACCCGTGATCGACGGGTGGGGGCATCAACCATCACCATGCAGGTGGCACGGCTGCGCTGGCGCCTCGACACCCGCGATTTGTGGGGCAAGTTGGTGCAGATTTCCCGCGCCGTCCAGTTGACCCGCCATTATTCCAAGGACGATATTTTCCAGGCCTACCTCAATCTGGCCAGCTACGGCGGCAACATCGAAGGGGTGGAAGCGGCCAGTCTGATCTATTTCGACAAGCACGCCAAAGACCTGACCCCGCCCGAGGCGCTGAGCCTCAGTGTCATCCCGCAAAACCCGGTCAAGCGTTCGCCGACCACCACGCAAGGACTGTCTCAACTGCTGGAGGCGCGCAGCCATCTGTTTCAGCGCTGGTGTCAGTTTCATCCCGACGCCGTCAGCCAACAGGTGTTTTTCGATTTGCCGCCGCAGTTTCGTGCGCCACAGCAGTTGACGTTCACGGCTCCGCATTTCATCACCTGGCTCGATCTGCAGCTGCCGACCTTGCGTCGTGGCGCACTGAATACCACTCTCAATCGTGACGTGCAGAACACCGTCGAACAGCTGACCGCCGCCTATCTGGAGCGGCGCGCACCTGCCGGACTCGACAACGCTGCCGTGCTGGTGGTCAACAGTGCCACCATGGCTGTCGAGGCGATGCTCGGCTCGGCAGATTTCTGGGATGATGGCATTGAAGGGCAGGTCAATGGCACCACGGCCAAGCGCTCGCCTGGCTCAACCCTCAAGCCGTTTGTCTACGGACTGGCCATGGATCAAGGGCTGATCCATCCGCTGACCATGCTCAAGGATTCCCCACACCGCTTTGCCGGGTTCAGCCCGGAAAACTACGATCAGAAATTTCTCGGCCCGGTGTTTGCCCGTGACGCCCTGATCCTCAGCCGCAACGTGCCGGCCACGGTGCTGCAAGCCCGACTGGCCGAGCCGGGGCTGCATGGCTGGCTGCAGCAGGCCGGGGTTGAAGGGTTGCGTGCTGCCGACTATTATGGGTTGGCGTTGTCACTCGGCGGTGCCGAAGTGACCATGGTGGAGCTGGTGCGCCTGTACGCGCTGCTGGCCAACGGCGGTGAATTGAAGCCGCTACGCAGCCTGATGGAACAACCGCAAGCAGAGGGCAAGACACTGCTCAGCCCTGAGGCGTCTTTTCTGGTGCTGGATATTCTGCGCGACAACCCGCCACCGCAGCGCCCGGAACTGCTGGGGCAGGTGGGTGGCGGTGTTGAAGTGGCATGGAAGACCGGCACCTCGTTCGCCTTTCGCGATGCCTGGGCCGTGGGAGTGTCCGGTCCGTATGTAATTGCCGTGTGGCTGGGGCATTTCGACGGCCACAGCAATCCGGCACTGATCGGACGGCTGGCCGCCGGACCATTGTTGTTTGATCTGTTTGAAGCGCTGGGCCATGGTCAGGGCTGGACCGCGACAGAGCGTCTCAAGCCCGGCCTGCTCAATCTGCGCAAGGTCGCCGTGTGTCGCGAAGATGGCGCATTGCCCAATCCCTTAACACCGCACACCGTGCCGACCTGGTTTATCCCCGGCGTGTCGCCGATTCAGGTGTCGCAGTTGCACCGTCAGGTGGCGGTTGATCGCAACACCGGCCTGCGTGCCTGCCGTGCCGAAGCGGGGCGCACCGAAATGAAAATTTACGAATTCTGGCCCTCGGATCTTTTGCGCATTTTTCGCTTGGCTGGCGTAGCTCTGGCCGTGCCGCCGCCGTTTGAACCGGGTTGCAGCCTGCAGGATGTCGCCCAGTCCGGTGCCGCACCGCGCATCACTGCGCCGCTGACCGGTGTCACCTACCAGTTGCGCAGTGACCGCCTCGACGCCGAAACCATCGCCCTGACCGCGACGACCGATGGTGATGTGCAAACGCTGTACTGGTTTGCCGATGACGGCTATTTGGGGCGTTGTGCTGGTGATGAACCGTTTTTGTGGCAGCCGCGTCCGGGCGAGATCACACTGCGCGTGGTCGACGATCACGGCCGTGCGGCGCAGAAGACGATTAACGTGGCTCTGGTGCGTGATGCGCGGTGATGTTTTTACCACGGAGACACAGAGGCACGGAGAAGGGCAAAATCTCTTTTTTATGACAGAGACAACAGCAGGAATTTTTCTTTTGAGTTTGTTTTAAGTTTTTATCAGAAGGGATCGTGGCTTTTATCGTGAGGCAAAAAAATAGGTTCTGGTCTGGGTTTTCTCCGTGACTCGGTGCCTCCGTGGTAAAAGATTTTATCAGTACCGATCAATTTTTTGTCCGCAGTTATCTGCCTTTATCTGTGGCTAAAAAAGAGATTTTGATCTAGGTTTTCTCCGTGTCTCAGTGCCTCCGTGGTGAAGTTTTTATCCAAAGTCTTCAACGAAAAGAAAGGGCATCATGCTGTCCCGTATTGAACGCTTTTTCTGGTTTGACCATCAGATCCGCCAGGGCAATTATCCCAACGCCCCCAAGCTGGCGCAACAATTCGAGATCAGCGAGCGCACGGCCAAGCGCGATATTGATGCCCTGGCCAACCAGATCGGCGCGCCGCTGGAATACAACGCCACCCGACGTGGCTATCGCTACAGTGATGCCAGTTACAGCTTGACTTGGACACGTTTCTCCCATCAGGAGATCATGGCCATGCTCATTCTGCGGCGCATGCTTGACAGTGGCGGGGCGTCGCCGCTCAGTGGTGAACTCAATGCCCTGTGCGAAAAAATGCTCACTAATCTGGAACAATGCGGGATTGACCGCGAACATCTCGACCACTGCTTTTCCGCTAACTGGAGCCATTATATCCCGGTGGACGAAACGGTCTTCCAGCAGCTCGGCGAGGCCGTCCTGACCCGGCGCAAGGTGCATTTCAGCTACCAGAGTCCGACCCGCTCGCAAGCAAGCAGCCGCATGGTGCATCCCTACCATCTGCAACATTACAGCGGCAGCTGGTATCTGGTTGGTTGGTGCGAAGAGCAACAGGACTGGCGTACCTTCCAGCTATCGCGCATCAGCCAGCTGCATCTGACCGATATGCCCTTTGATTATCGTGACCC
This is a stretch of genomic DNA from uncultured Desulfuromonas sp.. It encodes these proteins:
- the pbpC gene encoding penicillin-binding protein 1C, whose amino-acid sequence is MSRQRFLWAVTSVLLVTALGYALVPQPALSRYQSESRAYFDSQGRLLRLTLADDDRYRLHVDLDDVSPALRQATLLYEDRDYYQHPGIDPLALLRAAWTTYVTRDRRVGASTITMQVARLRWRLDTRDLWGKLVQISRAVQLTRHYSKDDIFQAYLNLASYGGNIEGVEAASLIYFDKHAKDLTPPEALSLSVIPQNPVKRSPTTTQGLSQLLEARSHLFQRWCQFHPDAVSQQVFFDLPPQFRAPQQLTFTAPHFITWLDLQLPTLRRGALNTTLNRDVQNTVEQLTAAYLERRAPAGLDNAAVLVVNSATMAVEAMLGSADFWDDGIEGQVNGTTAKRSPGSTLKPFVYGLAMDQGLIHPLTMLKDSPHRFAGFSPENYDQKFLGPVFARDALILSRNVPATVLQARLAEPGLHGWLQQAGVEGLRAADYYGLALSLGGAEVTMVELVRLYALLANGGELKPLRSLMEQPQAEGKTLLSPEASFLVLDILRDNPPPQRPELLGQVGGGVEVAWKTGTSFAFRDAWAVGVSGPYVIAVWLGHFDGHSNPALIGRLAAGPLLFDLFEALGHGQGWTATERLKPGLLNLRKVAVCREDGALPNPLTPHTVPTWFIPGVSPIQVSQLHRQVAVDRNTGLRACRAEAGRTEMKIYEFWPSDLLRIFRLAGVALAVPPPFEPGCSLQDVAQSGAAPRITAPLTGVTYQLRSDRLDAETIALTATTDGDVQTLYWFADDGYLGRCAGDEPFLWQPRPGEITLRVVDDHGRAAQKTINVALVRDAR
- a CDS encoding transcriptional regulator; protein product: MLSRIERFFWFDHQIRQGNYPNAPKLAQQFEISERTAKRDIDALANQIGAPLEYNATRRGYRYSDASYSLTWTRFSHQEIMAMLILRRMLDSGGASPLSGELNALCEKMLTNLEQCGIDREHLDHCFSANWSHYIPVDETVFQQLGEAVLTRRKVHFSYQSPTRSQASSRMVHPYHLQHYSGSWYLVGWCEEQQDWRTFQLSRISQLHLTDMPFDYRDPQTWQHKIQGACGIFQDQHHQPVTLRFSARRAPYVREQHWCDGQQQVLLDDGRMELTIPVADYREIVMKILQHGAEVEVVSPADLRQLVVEEIQRMHVVYG